The DNA region CATGAGCATCTACAGTTTCGGTCCGTTTTGCCTCGACCCCGAACGCCTGCTGCTGACGCTAGCGGGCGAGCCGGTCGCGCTGGGTCCCAAAGTGGTGGAGACGCTGCTTGCGCTCATCGAGCGTCCGGGCGAAACGCTCACGAAGAACGAGCTGCTCGACCGGATCTGGCCCGAGGGCTTCATTGAAGAGAGCAGTCTCGCGCAAAACATCTACGTCATTCGTAAAGTCTTGCGCGCCCATTGGACCGACGCCATTCAAACGGTCCCGCGCCGCGGGTACCGCTTCGCGGGTGACGTCGTACGGAACGCCGTGCCGGCGCAAGCGAAACGGCGGACCATCCCGCGCTTCTTTTATGGAACGGCTGCCGCAGCGCTGGCGCTCGCGTTCAGCCTCGGATTGATGCACGAGACCGCCCGCTCGCAAGCGCAGCAGTTCAGTGCGCCCGCCGCGCGGCTCTTCGCCGTCGGCACCTACTATTGGAAGCAGCGCACCGAGAGCGGCGTGCAAAAGAGCATCCACTATTTTACGGCCGTCATCAAAACGGATCCCAAGAACGCACGCGGATATGCGGCACTGGCGCAGGCCTACGCGATCGCCGCCGACTACGGCTACGGGTCGCTTAAACCCAAGCAATCCTACGCACGGGCCCGCACGATCGCGCGCCGGGCAGTGGCCATGGATACGAATTTGGCCGAAGCGCACGCGGCGCTCGGAATTGCCGAGGACGTGGCTGGCTCGCGGACGGCCGCGCGCGAGCAATTCTACAAGGCCGTCCAGCTCGATCCGAACTACGCCACGGCCCACCAATGGTACGGATCGGCCTTGCTGGAGCAGGGACGGCCGCGCGAGGCGCTGGCCGAACTGCAAAAAGCCTTACAGCTGGATCCGGTTTCCGTGGCGACACTGGCCTGGCTCTCCAGCGCCGCCTACCTCTCCCGGGATTATGCTCAAGCGATTGCCTATGCCCGGCAGACGCTGGAATTCGCTCCCCAGCGTCGCGACGCGTACTTCACCCTGGGTCTAGGATACGAGGCGTTGGGCAACTACCGGGGAGCCGTCGAGGCCTATCGCGGGTATGCTCAGCGGTGCGCCGGGTGCCGGTTCGAGGCCGCCGCCCTGCTCGCCCACGCCTATGCCCGATGGGGCGATTACCGGAGGGCCCTCCAGCAACTGAGCCTAGCCAGCCACAAACGCGGCATGGGAGCGCCGGACCCGGGAGACCTGGCGGTGGCTCTGGTTGCCTTGAACCGCCGGTCCGACGCGCTGGCGGCGCTCAAGGCTGCCACTCGCGGTGAGACGGCCACACTCGGGCTCGACCCGCGCCTCGACCCGATCCGCCGGGATCCCGCCTTCAGAAAATATTTTCGCGCCCCGGCCTAAAAGGGGTTGACTTCGCTTCTTCTTGTGCTATTATACTAGCGTACTAGTACAACAGTGTACTAGTAGTTAAGGAGAAGAAGACATGACGTTCCCCATCAATTTCCAAGAGGCGTCCGAGCGGCGCACCCCCTCGTTCCCGCTCTCGAACCAAAGCGGTCTGTTCCTCGGCTGGGGTCCGAAGCTGTAAAGGCGACCTGATGCCGGCAATTTTCACGGTAGACCCGCGCAGCGGCGTTCCGATCTACCTGCAACTCATCGAACAAGTCAAGCGCTCAGTCGCCCTCGGCGTGCTGTCTCCAGGGGAGCAGCTCCCGACCGTCAAGCAACTGGCACTCGACCTGACCATCAACGCGAACACCGTGGCGCGGGCGTACCGCGACCTCGAGCGCGATGAGGTCATCGAAACCGCCCCCGGCCGCGGATCGTTTGTCCGCGCCGACGGCGTAGCTCACCAGGTAGGCGCGGCGGGAGACGTGGTCGCTGAAGCAGTCACGCAGGCCGTTCGTGAAGCCAAGTCCTTAGGATTGCCCGCCGGCAAAGTACGCCAACTTTTTGAAGCCGCCGTCGCGCGGTGGTTTCCGGAGGAAAAATGAGCACCATCTCCATCCAGCGCTTGAGCAAGTCGTACGGAAATTTTATGGCCGTAGACGACGTGACCATCGACATCCCGAGCGGTTCCGTCTTCGGTTTGCTCGGCCCCAACGGGGCCGGCAAGACGACAACGTTCAAATGTTTGCTCGGACTGGCGCGCCCGACTCTCGGCACCATCCGTTTCGACGGGCAGCCGCTGACGCCGCCGCTCTTCGAAAGTATCGCCTACATTCCGGAGCGCAGCGTTCTCTATGACTGGATGAGCGCGGCCGAACATCTGGAGATGCAGCGCCGCACCTTCGCGCGCTATGACGCAGCGCGAGCCAAAGATTTGATGGCGCTTTTCAGCCTGGATCCCCGCAAACGCGTACGGGCGATGTCCAAGGGCATGCGCAGCGCGCTCGCGATCGTGATGGCGTTCGCCACTCATCCCGAGACGCTTATCCTGGACGAGCCGACCAGCGGACTCGATCCGGTGAATCAGCGCGCGGTCCTCAACCTTATTATCGAAGCGGCGGCGCAGGGCGCGACCGTGGTTCTTTCTTCGCATCAGATCGGACAAGTGGAGCGCGCCGCCGATCACATCGCGGTGCTTCAGCGCGGCAAAGTCGTCTTGGGCGGCGCGGTTGACGATCTGAAGTCCGACCGCAAGATCGTCGAAGGCGTGTTCGTCTCCGAAACGATCGCCCTCGACGGATTGCGCCGCGACTCGCGGATCGAGCGGCTCGACCAATCCGGCCGCATTCTGCGGCTCACGGTCACCGCCGATGGCGCGGGGCTGGCCGAGACACTGTCGCAGATGGGTGCGCAGAGCGTGCGCATCGTGGACCTGAACTTGGAGGATATCTTCCTGAACGCCGTCTCGCCTGGTACGGCGACCGCCGACGTGGTGGAAGCCCGCTAATGTTTTACTACGCTGAATATTTGCGCGGCATGCGCGCGCTGCGCGTCATGGCGATCATCTTGGGCGTCTTTGTCGCGATCGCGATCCTCATTCGTCTGTGGGCGTTCAGCGAGCACAGCCCCGAGTCGGTGGCGACCGCGTTGCAATCTTCACCAACGGCCCACGTTACGACCAAAACGCTGGCGGACGGCACGGTCGAAACGATTGTCGACGATCCCGCGGCTCATGTGCATGCGGTCATCGACCGGCACGGACGCGGCTTTCGCATGGACGCCACCATGCCGAGCTCCATGGCGCCCACCCAGCACGTCCATATCTCGATGGGCAGCAGCGACGTCATCCGGAACCACAAGACCGGCATGACGCATCTCGTCATCCGGAACGACCTGGACGCCAACATTCCCGTCAGCATCCTGTTTGCAATCGCCGAAGGGTTCGCTTTGATCACGGCGACGATGCTCGGCGGAGCATTGGCCAAGGAAAACGACGGACATCTTGAGATCGCGTGGACCAAACCGGTTGCGCGTGAAAAGTTGGCGCTGGCATCCATCGGCGTCGACATGGCCACGATTCTCGTCTCGCAGCTCGCAACAGTGCTGCTGATCGTCCTGGTCTGCGCGATGTTTATCATGCCCACGTTCTCCACCGACGCGCTGACGCTGCCGGCTGTCTTGCTGACGCTGCTCGGACCCTTGGCGTGGTATGCCTGCCTGACGGCCTTTAGCGCCTCGCTAAAACGCGGACTTGGCATGGTGGTCGGTTTGGGCTGGCTCGCGGCGATCGCAATTCCGGGTATCGAGCAAGCCACCGCGTTTTCGACCAACGACGTAGGCCTGGCTATTCACGGTGTGTTCAAGGCCCTGACGTACATCGATCCGATCCAATACGTTCACATCTCGTTCCACGCGTCGGCCGGCGGCCCGGGTATGCGATCGATGCCGGCCGACCCGCTCGGCATGTCCGTTGTGCTGCTGCTCGTGCTGACCGCCGCCTATGTTGCGGCAGCGGTGCTGCAGTGGCGGCGGGTGGAGGCGTAAGACATGTATTATTACGTTGAATATCTGCGAGCGTACCGCGCGCTGCGCGTCATCGCGATCATCTTGGCGGTTTCCCTCGCGCTAACGGTGCTCTTCCGCCTTTGGGCGTTCAGCGCCAGCACGCCGGAGAAGCTGGCCCAATCGCTGCAGTCGTCACCGACCGCGCACGTGACTACGAGCCGGCTGGCCGACGGCACGTTGCGCACGGTTGTCGACGATCCGGTCAAGGACACTCACGCAGTCATCGAGCGGCGCGGCCAAACGTTCCGTATGGACGCAACTGTGCCGAGCGCGGATGCTCCGCGCCACAATCACTTTTCGGTCGGCACGTTCGTGATCGACAAAAAGCAAAACGGCGGCACGGCGCACGTGATCGCGAACTACGACATGGACGTGCAAATCGGGCTGGGAGAATTCTTCGCCGTCTCGTCCATTATCGGCCTTATCACCGCGACGATGCTCGGCGGTGCGCTTGCCAAGGAAAACGAATCGCATCTGGAGCTGGCCTGGAGCAAGCCCGTCTCACGCGACCGGCTGGCGCTGGCGTCGATCGCCGTCGACATGGCGGCAATCGTCATCTCGCAGCTCGTGACCGTTGTGCTCGCCCTGCTCCTCATGCTGATGTTCGTCACGCCGCACGTGTTCGTGAATGCGCTGACGCCCAGTGCTATCGCGCTGTCGCTGCTGGGTCCACTCGCGTGGTATGCCTGTCTGACGGCGTTCAGCGCTTCGCTCAAACGGGGTCTTGGACTGGTGGTCGGCCTGGGCTGGCTGGCCGCGATCGTCGTGCCCGCCGTTGCAACCGGAACGTCGCTCAGCTCGGTGACCGCGATTCAGGCCATACATGCCGTTTTCCAGGCGGCTTCCTACATCGACCCTATCTCGTATCTTTCGTTTCACGGATCGGTTTCGGGCAGCGGTCTGACGCTCCGTACTTCAATTGGTACCCTCGGAATATCCGCTCTCGCACTTTTCTTTCTGACCATCGCGTACGTTGCGGCCGCAGTACTGCAGTGGCGCCGCGTGGAGGCTTAACATCATGGATCTATTCGGACTGAAGTTTTCCATCGCGCTCGGCGCCTGGCGCCTGCGGTTCGTGCTGATGCTGGAAGACGCCGAGGCGGCGCCCAAGCATCCGCAGGCTGCACCGGCTCCGCGCGTCGCCTCGATGCACAGCCTTCTGAATTGAGCTACAAAAGAAACGTCGTCGGGTGTGACGCGGCGGTATACTTGAACGTACCGCCGGTCGCCGTATAAAAATAGAGATTCGGATCGATCGGGTCGCCGGTAAAGCTGAATTGAAACGACCCGACGATCGTGTCGTAGCTAACGGGTGTTTGCAAGGCTGAGAGTGTGGCCAGCCGGTTCGTCGCGTTGTTGCGGCGCGAGGCCGAGATGACGATCTGCGCGGCGGCATAAGCAAAAGCCGAGATAGCCGTCACCGTCGCGCGCGCGCGGAAATCCGTCAGAACGTTCGCGACGTCGGGCGCTCGCTCGATCGGCGGGAATGACGTCGATACGAGCGCGGCGCCGAGCGCGTCCGCGTACTTGTCGAGCGTGGCTTGGTTGAAGAAGCCCTCCGCCGCGCCGAACGATCCCGCATATCCCGCGGCCTTGAGTGCGGGAATCAGCGGGCCGAGGCCCTTGGTTTCGCCGCAGAGATACAGGTAGTCGGGTTTTTTCGCCACGATCTCTTTGGCCGCAGCGCCGTAATCCGGCTTGTCCCAGGCAAAACTATAGGTGTCCGCTTTGATCCCGAGCGCCGAAGCTTGATCGCGGAAGCCTTGCGCTACATCCGGGCCGTAATCGCCGTCCTGCGTTACCGCGATCGCGTATTTCGGCCGCGCGCGTTTGGCGAGAAAGCGCGCAAAGAGCGAGCCTTCGGTGCCGTCCTTGGTCGGCAACCGCCAGACGTTGCGATAACCGCGATCCGTAATCGAATTCGCCGTTGAGGCCGACACGATCAGCGGCATTTGCGCATTTGCAATTGTGGGCAGCGCGGCCGTCGTGAGCTTACCGTCCAGTCCGCCGATCATCGCCACGATGGACGGATCCGCCGCCGCGAACTGCGCGTTCTCGATCATCTGCGCAAGCGCGTCCTGGTCGTCGAACGAGCGGTAGGCATAGGCCGTGCCGAACGAACCGATGGTATTGTTGGTTTCGTTTATCGCGGCTTGCACGCCGTCGAGGAGCTGAAGGCCGGCGTCGCTGCGCGGACCGGAGAGCGGCGCCGCAACGCCAATGGTTATTTGCTGTTGGAAGCTCTGGGCGCGCGCGCGCGCGCCGGAGAGCAGCCAAGCCGCCCCGGCGGCAGTCCCTAGGAAATGCCGTCGCCTCATCGCTATGCCAACGTAAACGCGGCCAGCGTCGTCGCCAGAAAGACCACGGAGAACGCCATGTTCGCGGTAAAGACGCGGTCGTTCAACGCGAAGATGTTCTCGACGGTAGCCAGCAAGCGGCCCTCATAGATCAGCAGTCCGATGGCCGCGAGAATTCCGAGCGCGTACAGCGCGCCGGCACGTTCGAAGATTCCCGCCGCGGTCAGCAGCGCAGCCATGAGCATGTGCAGCCACATCGCAAGTCTGCGGGCTCCGGTTTCGCCGAAGCGCGCCGGCAGCGACCGGATAGCTTGCGTGCGATCGACCTGCAGATCCATCAGCGCGTAGAGAATGTCGAAGCCGGCAACCCAGACGGTTACCGCCAGAAACAACAGTATCGCCGCAACGTCGACCGTTCCGCGGATAGCGATGAACGCGCCCAACGGCGCCAGCGCGTCCACCGCGCCTAAGACGAAGTGCGTCGACCACGTAAAGCGTTTGCACAGCGGATAGAAGAGTGCACCCAGCGCCGCAACCGGCAGCAGTTTCACGCACAGCGGATTGAGCTGCCAGGCCGCGATAACGAGTACTGCGATTCCGATGAGCGCCGCCCACAGCATGACCGACGGCGCGAGGCGGCCGCTGGGAATCGCGCGGCCGGCGGTGCGCGGATTGCGTGCGTCGATTGCGCGGTCGAAGTAGCGGTTGGCCGCCATCGCCGCGGTGCGCGCTCCCAAGACCGCAAGCGTTATCCAAATCAATGCGTGGGCACTCGGCAAGCCGTGCGCGGCAAAGATCGCACCCGTATAGGCGAAGGGCAACGCGAAGAGCGTATGCTCGACGCGAATCTCTTTGAGAAAAGTGAGCAGACTCTTCAGCCTTGGCCCGACCAATCGTCGGGCTGCAGCGCGCGTTCGATGCGATCCAATCCGTATTCTTTCCAGCGTTTGTCGACGAGCTCGCGCGTGCTCTCGTCCATAATCATGTCCGGCGGCCACTGGCGCGTATAGCCTTCGGCCGCGCTCTTGCGCGTGGCGTCGACGCCGATCTTCATGCCGAGTGCCGGCGTGTACGACGCGTGATCGAGGTCGTCGACCGGTCCGGGCATCATCACGACGTCGTGCTGCGCATCTAAATTGTTCAGCACGAACCAGGCCACCGTGCGCGCGTTCTGTACGTCCACGTCTTCGTCGACGATAACGAGCACGCGCGTGAGCATCATCATGTGTCCGAGGCCCCAAAGCGCGTTCATGACTTTTTTCCCTTGGCCCGGATACGATTTTCTGATCGAGACGATCGCCAGATTTTGAAAGCCGCCTTCGACCGGCAAGTTCATGTCGACTATCTCGGGCACCACCATCTGCAGCAGCGGGAGAAAGATTCTTTCGGTCGCTTTGCCCAGCCAGGCGTCTTCCATCGGCGGTTTGCCTACCACGGTGGCCGGATAGATCGGTTTGCGGCGATGCGTCACGCACTGCACGTGAAACGTCGGATACTGATCGGCCAGACTGTAGACGCCGGTGTGATCGCCGAACGGTCCTTCCGTGCGCAGATCGGTGTTGTCCACGTATCCTTCGAGCACGAACTCGGCGTCGGCCGGCACTTTGAGATCGACGGTCTTGCACGCGACCAGCTTGACCGGTTTTCCGCGGAGCAACCCCGCGAACAGAAACTCGTCGACCACCGGCGGGAGCGGCGCGGTTGCGGCGTACGTCAGCACGGGATCGGATCCGATTGCGACGGCTACCGGAATGCGATCTCCCCACGCGGCTGCGTGCGCGCGGCCTTGTTTGTGCCGCTGCCAGTGCATCGCGGTTTCGCGCGGGCCGTAGACTTGCATGCGATACATGCCGACATTGAAGCGACCGCTCTTGGGATCTTTCGTGACGACCAGCGGCAGCGTGATGAACGGTCCGGCATCCATCGGCCACGTCGTCAAGACGGGCAACTGGGTGAGATCGGGTTGGTCGAGGACGACATCTTGGCAGCTGCCCGACGAAACCGTCTTCGGTAGGGCGGCAGCCAGCGGCGCGAGCGACAAGAGTTTTCCGATCTTTTCCATCGCCGATTCGGGCAGCGAGAGATCGAGCAGCTTGCGAATGCGGTCGCCGGCTTCGTCGAGCGTGGCGCCGCCCAGCGCCATCGCCATGCGGCGCCGCGTGCCGAATTGATTCGTCAAGACCCCAAACGACGATCCGCGAACGTTCGTGAACAGCAGCGCCGGGCCGCCGCGTTTGACGACGCGGTCCGTGATCGCGCTGATCTCCAGGTTGGGATCGACTTGGACGTCCACGCGGTGCAGCTCGCCGGCGCGATCCAGCGCATCGACGAAATCGCTCAGTGAGTCGTACGTCATGTTATTCGAATCCCATGCGCCGCATCAGCGTGCGGTCGCGCAGACGTTCGGGGAACAGGGTGAACGTCCGGCGCATCCATCCCGCCGGAGCGCCGATGGCGTAGCGCGCTCGCGGTCTTTTTGCCGTCAGGGCGTGCAGCACGGTTTCGGCAACTGCGTTGGGATCGAGGCCGTTCTTTTCCGCGTCTTGCGTTATTTTCAGGAGCGTCTCGATCTTCGGCGCGTAATAGTCGTGCGCTTCTTGCGGCGCACGCTGCATGAGCGCGTTTCTGCTGCTGCGGCCTTTCTCCCAGATCGGTGTGTTGACGTTGCCGGGCTGCACGACGGAAACCCAAACGCCCGACCCGCGCAGCTCCATGCGCAGCGCGTCGCTCGCCGACTCCAGCGCAAACTTCGAGGAACTGTACGCCCCAACGAACGGCGCGGCGATCTGTCCGGAAACCGAACTCATGAAAACGATCCGCCCCTTCGCCGCGCGCAGCATCGGCAAGAACGCCTGCGTCACCGCCAGCGCGCCGAAAAAATTCACGTCGAACCCGCGGCGCAGCTCGTCGATCGGCAAGAACTCGAGTGGACCGGGTACTGCGATGCCCGCATTGTTGACGACGCCGCGCAGCGGCAGGCCGCTTTCATGAACGGCGTGCGCGGCGTCGCGGATCTGCTCCGCGTCGGTGACGTCCAATTGCAGTGCGGCGACGCCGGGCAGCGCCGACAACCGCTGCGAATCCGCATCGCTGCGCACTCCCGCGAACACGGTGAAGCCCCTACGCGCGAGCAGCGCGCTGGTGGCGTAACCGATTCCGGTGGACGCACCGGTAACGAGTACGGCTTGCTTCAAGGAGCCGGCGTCGGAGCGGCCCAGATCGTGTGGCCGCCCTCGTCGTACATCCACGCCGACGGAGAGCCGCCTTTGTCGGCGTCGAGCCCTAAGCCCATGCGGCCGCGCTTCTGATACCAAAAGTAGATTGCGGCGCCGAGCTTACGTGATGTTCCGTACGCATAGCCGACGCCCAAGTCTTCGTCGCCGTATCCGCGCCCGAAGTACAAACCGTCGGTTCCCAACTGCGTTTGGTAGTGGTTAGCTCCGTAGATGATCAGTTCGGTGGTCGTAGTTTTGTGGCGCACGGGCGCGAGCTCGGCGAGCAGCTTGCCGCTCGCATCGACCAGGCGGAAGTCACGCGCCGTGACGACGCCGCTACTTGCGGCCTGCACCGGCCGGACCAATTGCTGCGAGAGCATGCCGCCGGCAAAACCGGCGAGCACGGCAAAGAACAGCGGCACGATTTGAAAGCGAGAGCTCATGGCGACTCCCTTATATAAATGAAGCAAAGAGAAAAGGCCCGCAATTGCGGGCCTTTCGACTTCGCGATTCGATGCTCGAATCGCTTTGCTCAGGACTAAAACCTATTCGCGCCGCCGTGGCCTGCGAGGCCTGCGTCCGCCTCCGCCGCCGCCGAATCCGCCGCCCGAGCGCATCGGCTCCGGCTCGTCCACTGCGCCGTTCCCGGCGGCGCCGGCCAGCACGGCCTTGCGCGAGAGGTTGATCCGGCCTTGGCCATCGACCTCCATCACTTTGACCATGATCTGGTCGCCGACTTTGACGACGTCTTCGACTTTTTCGACTCGAGCCGGCGCGAGCTGGCTGATGTGCACCAGGCCTTCTTTGCCGGGCAGAATCTTCACGAACGCGCCGATGGCGATGATCCGCGTCACTTCGCCCATGTAGGTCTCGCCGACGACGATGTCTTTGGTGATCGCCTCGACCTGCGCGCGGGCCTTTTCGGCCGACTCGCCGTCGAGCGCGGTGATGTAGACCTTGCCGTCGTCCTCGATGTCCATCTTCTCGATGCCGGTTTCCTCGATGATCTTGTTGATGATCTTTCCGCCGGGACCGATGACGTCTTTGATCTTGGCCGGATCGATCTGCACGACGATCATGCGCGGCGCATACTTCGAGAGCTCCGTGCGCGGTTCGGCGATCGTTTCGGCCAGTTTGTCGATAATGAACAGGCGCGACTTCTTGGCCTCGGCCATGGCTTCGCGCATGATCTGCACGGTGACGCCTTGGACTTTGATGTCCATCTGAATCGCGGTGATGCCTTTTTTGGTGCCCGCGACCTTGAAGTCCATCTCGCCGAGCGAGTCTTCCATGCCTTGGATGTCGGTGAGAATTGCGTACTTGTCGCCTTTGAGAATCAATCCCATGGCGACGCCGGCGACGTGTTCGCGAATCGGAACGCCGGCGTCCATGAGCGCGAGCGTGCTGCCGCACACCGACGCCATCGACGACGAACCGTTCGATTCGAGCACTTCGCTGATCAGACGCAACGTGTAAGGAAACTCTTCCTTGAGCGGCAGCACCGGCACGAGCGCACGCTCCGCCAAGTGGCCGTGACCGATTTCGCGCCGGCCGGGTCCGCGCATCGGGCGCGTCTCGCCGACCGAAAACGGCGGGAAGTTGTAGAAGTGCATGTAGCGTTTGCGCTCACCCAACTCCAGGATACCGTCGAGCCGCTGCGCGTCGCTGATAGACCCGAGCGTCGCTGCGGTGAAGACCTGGGTTTGGCCGCGCGTGAAGACGCCCGAGCCGTGAACGCGCGGAACGTAGTGCACTTTGCACCAGATCTCGCGGATCTCGTCGGGCTTGCGGCCGTCGGGACGAATCTTTTCGTCCACGACCATGACGCGCAGTTCGTCCTCTTCCATAGACTTGAGGATCTTGCTGAAGTCTTTGGCCAGAACGGGATCTTCCAGCAGCGCTTTCACGGCCGGATCGTCGCACCGCGCGATGGCTTGATCGACCGTGATTTTGCCGAGCGTCTCTTCGCGCGCCAGCTTTTCGGTGACGCGCATGCCCTTGGCGACGTCGTCCTTGAACGTCTTGCGCATCCATTTTTCGAGATCGCTGTTGACGCGCAGCAGCGGAAACTCGCGTTTGGCCTTGCCGCATTTCTTCGCGAGCTTGTCGATCGCGGCGACGATCAGTTTGATCTGTTCGTGCGCAAATTCGATCGCGCCGAGGAACTCGTCCTCGCTAATTTCGTTGCCGCCGCCTTCGACCATCATGACGGCGTCGGCGGTGCCGGCGACGACGAGGTCCATGCCGCCGGTTTCGTATTGCGGCAGCGTCGGATTGCAGATGTACGCACCGCTTTCATCGCGTCCGACGCGAACCGCGGCGACCGTCTTGTCGAACGGAATGTCGGAGAGCGCGAGCGCGGCGCCCGCGGCGCAAACGCCCAGGACGTCGGCATCGAGCTCACGATCGATCGAAAGCACGTTGGCGACGATTTGGATGTCGTTGCGGAAACCGTCGGGGAAGAGCGGCCGGATTGGGCGATCGATTTGACGCGAGCTCAGCACGCCGTGTTCGGACGGACGGCCCTCGCGTTTAATGTAGCCGCCCGGAATTTTTCCGGCAGCGTACATCTTTTCTTCGAAGTCGCAGGTTAAGGGGAAAAAGTCGATGCCTTCGCGAGGTTTCTCGGAGGCGGTGGCGGCGCAGAGCACGACATTTTGGTCACCATAACGGACCAGGGCGGAGCCGTTCGCTTGCTTCGCGAGCTCGCCGGTCTCGATGGTCATCGTGCGCCCGCCGATCTCTAATGAGACGGATTCAGGCACAAATTACTCCTAATTATTCTTGTTATCGTTGTATTATGAGGCCATCCCGGTTCGGGACGGCGCCCCAATCGCCCTGGCTCTAACGCCGGCGCGGGCGCGACCGGTAGACGACTCGCGCCTTGGGCGGCTCGATGCTGGCTTCGGGAAAGAGCGGATTCTTCGAACGGTCCAAGCGCTTGCCGAGCAGATACTCGATCTGTTTCATCAGCGGCTCTTCGTCTGAGGACACAAAGGTGATCGCGTCGCCCGTCGACTTCGCGCGCGCGGTACGCCCGATGCGATGTACGTAATCTTCGGCGGCTCGCGGCACGTCGTAGTTGACGACGTGACCGAGCTCCAGGATGTCGATGCCGCGCGCCGCGATGTCGGTCGCGACCAAAACGCGGTGCTTGCCGCGTTTGAAATTTTCCAACGCGCGGGTGCGCTGCGACTGCGAGCGATCGCCGTGGATCAGATCGGACGGGATGCGATGTTTTTCAAGCGCAGCTGCCAGCCGGTTCGCACGCGCTTTGGTGCGCGTGAACGCGATGGCCGAATAGATCGTGTTGTCTTTGAGCAGCTCCAGGAACAGATCGGTTTTCTTTTCGTTCGGCACCGCGTACACCGTCTGCGTCAGGCCGGCAACCGGAGAGGCCTTGGCAGCCAATTCCACGCGAGCCGGATCGTGCAGCATCTCGCGGATCAATCCGGAGATCATGGGCGGCAGCGTTGCCGAGAAGAAGAACGTTTGCCGCTTCGGCGAGACGAACCGTACGATACGCCGGACAGCGGGCAAGAAACCCATGTCGAGCATGCGGTCGGCTTCGTCGAGCACGAGCATGGATACGTCGTTCAGTTTGGCCGTGCCGCGCTCGATGTGATCGAGCAGGCGGCCGGGCGTCGCGACGATGACGTCGCTGCCGCGTTTGAAGGCCGTGGCCTGCGGACCGAATCCGACGCCGCCGTAGACTGCGGCGACGCGAATAGTCGTGTGTTTGGCGAGCGCGCTCAA from Candidatus Rubrimentiphilum sp. includes:
- the pnp gene encoding polyribonucleotide nucleotidyltransferase, coding for MPESVSLEIGGRTMTIETGELAKQANGSALVRYGDQNVVLCAATASEKPREGIDFFPLTCDFEEKMYAAGKIPGGYIKREGRPSEHGVLSSRQIDRPIRPLFPDGFRNDIQIVANVLSIDRELDADVLGVCAAGAALALSDIPFDKTVAAVRVGRDESGAYICNPTLPQYETGGMDLVVAGTADAVMMVEGGGNEISEDEFLGAIEFAHEQIKLIVAAIDKLAKKCGKAKREFPLLRVNSDLEKWMRKTFKDDVAKGMRVTEKLAREETLGKITVDQAIARCDDPAVKALLEDPVLAKDFSKILKSMEEDELRVMVVDEKIRPDGRKPDEIREIWCKVHYVPRVHGSGVFTRGQTQVFTAATLGSISDAQRLDGILELGERKRYMHFYNFPPFSVGETRPMRGPGRREIGHGHLAERALVPVLPLKEEFPYTLRLISEVLESNGSSSMASVCGSTLALMDAGVPIREHVAGVAMGLILKGDKYAILTDIQGMEDSLGEMDFKVAGTKKGITAIQMDIKVQGVTVQIMREAMAEAKKSRLFIIDKLAETIAEPRTELSKYAPRMIVVQIDPAKIKDVIGPGGKIINKIIEETGIEKMDIEDDGKVYITALDGESAEKARAQVEAITKDIVVGETYMGEVTRIIAIGAFVKILPGKEGLVHISQLAPARVEKVEDVVKVGDQIMVKVMEVDGQGRINLSRKAVLAGAAGNGAVDEPEPMRSGGGFGGGGGGRRPRRPRRRE
- a CDS encoding DEAD/DEAH box helicase translates to MKATPRDPSFTIEPRSLTERSSTINTFDQLGLQPALLRAVHDLKFTEPTPIQIMSIPPALAGRDVLASAETGSGKSAAFGLPILNKLIDLPRGKTRALILAPTRELAEQIATHLSALAKHTTIRVAAVYGGVGFGPQATAFKRGSDVIVATPGRLLDHIERGTAKLNDVSMLVLDEADRMLDMGFLPAVRRIVRFVSPKRQTFFFSATLPPMISGLIREMLHDPARVELAAKASPVAGLTQTVYAVPNEKKTDLFLELLKDNTIYSAIAFTRTKARANRLAAALEKHRIPSDLIHGDRSQSQRTRALENFKRGKHRVLVATDIAARGIDILELGHVVNYDVPRAAEDYVHRIGRTARAKSTGDAITFVSSDEEPLMKQIEYLLGKRLDRSKNPLFPEASIEPPKARVVYRSRPRRR